A genomic segment from Triticum urartu cultivar G1812 unplaced genomic scaffold, Tu2.1 TuUngrouped_contig_5007, whole genome shotgun sequence encodes:
- the LOC125528644 gene encoding uncharacterized protein LOC125528644 yields the protein MQDWSPVLISFMLFILLSPGLVFQIPGKSRTIECGKFHTSVVSILIHTIIFFALDAFFLVVVGVRIEFGSSS from the coding sequence atgcagGACTGGAGTCCGGTGCTCATCTCCTTCATGCTCTTCATCCTTCTGTCCCCAGGGCTTGTCTTTCAGATCCCTGGCAAATCGCGGACGATCGAGTGCGGCAAATTCCACACCAGTGTCGTCTCCATCCTCATCCACACCATCATCTTCTTCGCCCTTGATGCCTTCTTCCTCGTTGTCGTTGGCGTCCGCATCGAGTTCGGCTCCTCATCATGA